Proteins co-encoded in one Deltaproteobacteria bacterium genomic window:
- a CDS encoding type II toxin-antitoxin system VapC family toxin: MLYLLDTDICIYILNGGNERLKQRFRQCRTPDIGISAITEAELYYGALHSGHAEKNRDRVRAFLTPFTLCSFDSGAARHFAEMKQALTTKGQPIGIMDLLIAAVARALGLTVVTNNVKHFTRVPGLLVENWST, from the coding sequence ATGCTCTATCTGCTTGACACCGACATCTGCATTTACATCTTGAACGGTGGGAATGAACGCCTCAAGCAACGGTTCCGTCAGTGTCGGACGCCGGATATCGGCATTTCCGCCATCACCGAGGCGGAGTTGTATTATGGTGCGCTGCATTCCGGGCACGCGGAGAAAAATCGCGACCGCGTGCGCGCGTTTCTGACACCGTTCACTCTCTGCTCATTCGACTCCGGCGCCGCGCGCCACTTCGCGGAGATGAAACAGGCCTTGACGACCAAAGGGCAACCGATCGGCATCATGGACCTGCTCATCGCCGCTGTGGCGCGCGCGCTCGGACTCACCGTGGTCACAAATAACGTCAAACACTTCACGCGCGTGCCAGGGTTACTGGTTGAGAACTGGTCGACGTGA
- a CDS encoding CopG family transcriptional regulator, producing the protein MAQITLYLDEALERGMGRVARQSGKSKSAWVKEAIQEKVGRELPEQWFALWGSWEDHREPRALLRAIRHGARHQARRRIK; encoded by the coding sequence ATGGCTCAGATTACATTATACTTGGATGAGGCATTGGAACGAGGGATGGGCCGCGTGGCTCGTCAGTCCGGAAAAAGCAAATCCGCCTGGGTCAAAGAGGCGATCCAGGAAAAAGTCGGGCGTGAATTGCCGGAACAATGGTTCGCGCTGTGGGGAAGCTGGGAAGATCATCGAGAGCCTCGGGCTCTGCTCCGCGCGATTCGTCACGGCGCGCGGCACCAAGCACGGCGACGCATCAAGTGA
- a CDS encoding divalent-cation tolerance protein CutA → MSCVLAITATDSIEAARTIGAALVDEHLVACVNILAGATSIYRWQGKRCEAGEHVLLMKTTADRVPALQRRLPELHSYECPELIVLPITDGFPPYLAWVAAATQSNA, encoded by the coding sequence ATGAGCTGCGTTCTTGCAATCACGGCCACGGATTCCATCGAAGCCGCCCGCACAATCGGCGCGGCGTTGGTGGACGAGCATCTCGTTGCGTGTGTCAACATCCTCGCCGGGGCCACGTCGATCTATCGTTGGCAGGGCAAACGCTGCGAGGCCGGCGAGCACGTGCTGCTGATGAAAACGACTGCAGACCGAGTGCCGGCGCTGCAGCGGCGCCTGCCGGAACTGCACAGCTACGAATGCCCGGAATTGATCGTGCTCCCGATCACCGACGGCTTCCCGCCGTATCTGGCGTGGGTGGCTGCTGCTACGCAATCCAACGCGTGA
- a CDS encoding cob(I)yrinic acid a,c-diamide adenosyltransferase, with the protein MSIATKTGDQGKTRFFSGETVTKSHPRLETYGTLDEVISALGLARSLCQVTAVRDEVHTTQRELFQLGAELATPNPAAAPFQIAPLTATHLARLDQLVLHYEATIRLPRAFIVPGGTPSAAALDVARTVCRRFERLLVRMAEAGEFQNHDALKYINRLSDVCFLWARAEEAAAGVAYESVSGRAP; encoded by the coding sequence ATGTCCATCGCGACCAAAACCGGAGATCAAGGGAAGACGCGCTTCTTTTCCGGCGAAACGGTGACGAAGTCACATCCGCGGTTGGAAACCTACGGCACATTGGATGAAGTGATTTCAGCGTTGGGTTTGGCGCGGAGTCTCTGCCAAGTGACCGCGGTGCGCGACGAGGTCCACACCACGCAACGCGAACTATTCCAGCTCGGCGCGGAACTTGCGACACCGAATCCCGCGGCGGCGCCATTTCAAATCGCTCCACTCACGGCCACGCATTTGGCGCGGCTGGATCAATTGGTGCTGCACTATGAAGCGACAATCCGACTGCCGCGCGCGTTTATCGTCCCCGGCGGGACTCCGTCCGCGGCGGCGCTGGATGTCGCCCGCACCGTCTGCCGTCGCTTCGAACGGCTGCTCGTGCGCATGGCCGAGGCCGGCGAGTTCCAAAATCACGACGCGCTGAAATATATCAACCGCCTCTCCGACGTCTGCTTCCTCTGGGCCCGCGCCGAAGAGGCCGCGGCGGGCGTCGCGTATGAATCGGTCTCCGGTAGGGCCCCATGA
- a CDS encoding tetratricopeptide repeat protein: protein MNTKYLMLSAVVAVSLAGCSAYERAATRQRVKGHGPRTTVVRRNAPTTSTNPQTTNAPVSNIPLEVKRPERTNLATISSPKRQASHEVVQRGTKELAAGHVARAVQSFQEAVTIDGSNGVAYYYLAQAHYKLGDHERAIGLLERAESLLGDADDWLLKIEGLRETIRQAQLRTSA, encoded by the coding sequence ATGAACACAAAATATCTCATGTTGAGTGCGGTGGTGGCGGTGAGTTTGGCCGGATGTTCGGCGTATGAGCGGGCGGCGACACGGCAGCGAGTCAAGGGGCATGGGCCGCGGACGACGGTCGTCCGCCGCAACGCGCCGACGACATCGACCAATCCACAAACCACGAATGCGCCGGTTTCGAACATCCCGCTGGAAGTGAAGCGGCCGGAGCGCACGAATCTTGCTACGATCTCGTCGCCAAAGCGGCAGGCGTCGCACGAAGTGGTACAGCGCGGCACCAAGGAACTCGCTGCCGGGCACGTGGCACGCGCGGTGCAATCGTTCCAAGAAGCGGTGACCATCGACGGCAGCAACGGCGTGGCCTATTACTATTTGGCCCAAGCCCATTACAAACTCGGCGACCATGAACGCGCAATCGGGCTGCTGGAACGCGCCGAATCGCTGCTCGGCGACGCCGACGATTGGTTGCTCAAAATCGAAGGCCTGCGCGAAACCATTCGGCAGGCGCAATTAAGAACATCGGCCTAA